One segment of Dolichospermum sp. DET69 DNA contains the following:
- a CDS encoding shikimate kinase, whose product MINVLKGVNLYLVGMMGVGKTTIGKLLAEEIGYRFVDTDEVIVKAAGKSINEIFAENGEAEFRQLESDVLAQVCAYTKLVIATGGGIIMQQHNWSYLHHGLIVWLDVPVQIILQRLAEDDTRPLLQDDPESKLRSLLEQRQPMYSQADLHITINAAETPEEIATRILATIPSILKTP is encoded by the coding sequence GTGATTAATGTATTAAAAGGCGTTAACCTCTATTTAGTTGGCATGATGGGAGTTGGTAAGACAACAATAGGAAAGTTACTAGCAGAGGAAATTGGTTATAGATTTGTAGATACAGATGAAGTCATAGTCAAAGCCGCAGGTAAATCTATTAATGAAATATTTGCTGAAAATGGTGAAGCGGAGTTTCGGCAATTGGAGAGTGATGTTTTAGCTCAAGTTTGTGCCTATACTAAATTGGTTATAGCTACTGGTGGGGGTATTATCATGCAGCAGCATAATTGGAGTTATCTCCATCATGGTTTAATAGTTTGGTTAGATGTTCCAGTACAAATAATATTACAGCGGTTAGCGGAAGATGATACAAGACCGCTTTTGCAAGATGATCCTGAAAGTAAATTGCGATCGCTTTTAGAACAACGTCAACCCATGTACTCCCAAGCTGACTTACATATTACTATTAACGCCGCTGAAACACCAGAAGAAATTGCCACACGCATCTTAGCCACAATTCCCAGTATTCTCAAAACGCCATAA
- a CDS encoding helix-hairpin-helix domain-containing protein — MIKFRYLFLSIAACAMISLSSCTSDTPKADIQSTPSTVTVTETSAHSGHGGKAKININNAILSQLDKLEATLGIPALSNKIQANRPYANPADLVSKKVITQPQFDKIKDMVTVEEVVLTGEAKDIDYMTKLGLMKGHLLVAKELLDQNQPKQAQPHIGHPVEEIYVDVEEQLEERKVKEFKSNLVGLTDLVKSNPKDAKIKTNFITSVQAVDSAIAVLPTEERSKPEFVLQVINGLLDAANSEYGAAISNGKITAPIEYQDSRGFIVYSQELYKGISSQMIQEHPESHKAIDTAFVELVKVWPTAIPPVQAVKTPGDVTKLVKTIEENTQKVRGKTNTKAQN; from the coding sequence ATGATCAAATTCCGTTACTTATTTTTATCTATCGCTGCTTGTGCCATGATTTCTCTGAGTTCTTGTACCAGCGATACACCAAAGGCAGATATTCAATCAACACCAAGTACAGTCACGGTTACAGAAACTAGCGCCCATAGCGGTCATGGTGGCAAAGCCAAAATTAATATCAATAATGCAATTTTATCGCAATTAGATAAATTAGAAGCTACATTAGGAATTCCGGCTTTATCAAATAAAATTCAAGCTAACCGTCCCTACGCTAATCCAGCCGATTTAGTCAGCAAAAAAGTCATTACTCAGCCACAGTTTGACAAAATTAAGGATATGGTGACAGTTGAGGAAGTTGTTCTCACAGGTGAAGCTAAAGATATTGACTATATGACAAAATTGGGATTAATGAAAGGACATCTTTTAGTAGCTAAAGAACTATTAGATCAAAATCAACCCAAACAAGCTCAACCCCATATTGGTCATCCAGTTGAAGAGATTTATGTTGATGTTGAAGAACAATTAGAAGAACGGAAAGTTAAAGAATTTAAAAGCAATTTAGTAGGTTTAACTGATTTAGTTAAATCTAATCCCAAGGATGCCAAAATAAAAACTAATTTTATCACTTCTGTGCAAGCTGTTGATAGTGCGATCGCTGTTTTACCAACAGAAGAACGTAGCAAACCCGAATTTGTCCTCCAAGTCATCAACGGTTTACTAGACGCTGCTAACTCAGAATATGGTGCAGCCATTAGTAATGGCAAAATTACTGCCCCCATTGAGTATCAAGATTCTCGTGGTTTTATAGTCTATTCTCAAGAACTATATAAAGGTATTTCTAGCCAAATGATCCAAGAACATCCTGAATCACACAAAGCCATAGATACAGCTTTTGTGGAGTTGGTGAAAGTTTGGCCCACTGCTATTCCCCCAGTGCAAGCAGTTAAAACTCCAGGAGATGTTACCAAGTTAGTGAAAACCATAGAGGAAAATACCCAAAAGGTACGAGGAAAAACTAACACTAAAGCACAAAATTAG
- a CDS encoding UbiX family flavin prenyltransferase: MTNNNKPLILGVTGASGLIYAVRALKFLLAAEYQIELVASKSTYTVWQAEQEIRMPGEPDKQEQFWREQAGVPSQGKLRCHPWSDVGAGIASGSFRTVGMIIIPCSMSTVAKLAGGLSSDLLERAADVQIKEGRKLVIVPRETPFSLIHLRNLTTLAETGVRIVPAIPAWYHNPQTIEDLVDFVVARALDQLDIDCIPIERWQGHL, from the coding sequence ATGACTAATAACAACAAACCTTTAATCCTGGGCGTAACAGGTGCATCCGGTCTAATTTACGCAGTTCGCGCCCTCAAATTCCTCTTGGCAGCAGAATATCAAATTGAACTGGTGGCATCTAAATCAACTTACACGGTTTGGCAAGCAGAACAGGAAATCCGAATGCCAGGAGAACCTGATAAACAGGAACAATTTTGGCGAGAACAAGCGGGAGTTCCTTCCCAAGGTAAACTTCGCTGTCATCCTTGGAGTGATGTTGGTGCTGGTATTGCCAGCGGTTCTTTCCGCACAGTGGGGATGATTATTATTCCTTGTAGTATGAGTACAGTTGCTAAACTCGCTGGGGGGCTGAGTTCCGACTTACTAGAACGAGCCGCAGATGTGCAAATTAAGGAAGGGCGTAAACTGGTAATTGTCCCCAGAGAAACCCCTTTTAGTTTAATTCATCTGCGGAATTTAACGACCTTAGCAGAAACTGGCGTGAGAATTGTCCCCGCTATTCCTGCCTGGTATCACAACCCTCAAACCATTGAGGATTTAGTTGATTTTGTTGTTGCTCGCGCTCTGGATCAATTGGATATTGACTGTATACCAATTGAACGATGGCAAGGTCATCTTTGA
- a CDS encoding CbtB-domain containing protein, translated as MTTFSPTSVLQKTAGITLSKPVQVTLYMMLSSLVIWTVLFSTYPPAHNTTHSARHHALGVACH; from the coding sequence ATGACTACTTTTTCTCCTACTTCAGTATTACAGAAAACTGCGGGTATTACCCTTTCTAAGCCAGTACAGGTAACACTTTATATGATGTTATCTTCTTTGGTGATTTGGACTGTGTTGTTTTCTACCTATCCTCCAGCACATAATACAACACACTCAGCGCGTCACCACGCTTTAGGTGTTGCCTGTCATTAA
- a CDS encoding bacterioferritin, protein MQELDHQKTIDILNSIMEFELAGVVRYTHYSLMVTGPNRIPIVAFFKAQATESLLHAQQVGEILTGLEGHPTLRIAPMEETFKHNVKDILQESLSHEKKALDMYKSLLETVNNASIYLEEFARGMIGQEEMHNLELKKMLRDFS, encoded by the coding sequence ATGCAAGAACTCGACCACCAAAAAACCATTGATATTCTCAATTCCATCATGGAATTTGAACTAGCAGGGGTAGTTCGCTACACCCATTATTCCTTGATGGTAACAGGTCCTAATCGTATACCTATTGTGGCGTTCTTCAAAGCCCAAGCCACAGAATCTTTACTTCATGCTCAACAAGTTGGCGAAATTCTTACAGGTTTAGAAGGACATCCTACTTTGAGAATTGCCCCAATGGAAGAAACTTTCAAACATAACGTTAAGGACATATTGCAAGAAAGTTTATCCCATGAAAAGAAAGCTTTGGATATGTACAAAAGTCTTCTAGAAACCGTCAATAATGCGAGTATCTATTTAGAAGAATTCGCTCGTGGTATGATCGGACAAGAAGAGATGCACAATCTCGAACTCAAGAAAATGTTACGCGATTTTAGCTAA
- a CDS encoding adenylate/guanylate cyclase domain-containing protein yields the protein MASLFLKFKNHFFNLFLKQTVICLIILFCIGIGVALSNMSSLSKTLIESQSVQNSRLQANSIINTWKLYSRAAVIRLGKIKDVSIRHDYFLTEGSIPPPASFIIELGTQITENEKGAGIGIYSDYPYPWRKDRAKNEFAEEALKYLRDNPGNKEFYRVENNNNPPLWKYAQAIIMDTSCVACHNTDPNSPKKTWNVGDVRGVIAITQSLDEITEQTKKTLGTASIMFAGFSALGISGLALVINRLNQTTKELESRVRERTGDLTNANEDLEKRNTLIRQVFGRYLSDEIVTNLLDSPQSFHLGGERRKITILTSDLRGFTAISERLSPEEVITILNIYLESMADIITQYQGSINEFMGDGILVLFGAPTERDDDSLRAIACAIKMQLAIRTVNQKLKKLGFPQLEMGIGINTGLVVVGNIGSEKRSKYGIVGSQVNLTYRIESYTIGGQVFISESTLRESGSIVSVRGQNQVQAKGVKEPIIIYDIEGIRGSYNLFLPSEEENFVNLTEAIAIQYTILEDKHLGSNVFFGSLIELSKKGAKIQVESPTENTIPSVSTNLKINLFANHNSSKMSEDIYAKVSKNYSEGNIFYIHFTTKIPALQEKIDKLF from the coding sequence ATGGCATCGCTGTTTTTAAAATTCAAAAACCATTTTTTTAATCTTTTCTTAAAGCAAACTGTAATTTGCTTAATTATTTTATTTTGTATTGGAATAGGTGTTGCTCTATCCAATATGTCTAGTCTATCCAAGACTCTGATAGAGTCACAATCGGTTCAAAATTCTCGACTACAAGCTAATTCAATTATTAATACTTGGAAACTTTACAGTCGTGCCGCAGTTATTCGTTTGGGAAAAATAAAAGATGTTAGCATCCGGCATGATTATTTTCTCACGGAAGGAAGTATTCCTCCTCCGGCTAGTTTTATCATCGAACTGGGAACTCAAATTACTGAGAACGAGAAAGGGGCTGGAATTGGCATATATAGTGATTATCCTTACCCATGGAGAAAAGACCGTGCCAAAAATGAATTTGCAGAGGAAGCCCTAAAATACTTGAGAGACAATCCTGGAAATAAAGAATTTTATCGGGTTGAGAATAATAATAATCCTCCTCTGTGGAAATATGCCCAGGCAATAATCATGGACACTAGCTGTGTAGCTTGTCACAATACTGATCCAAATAGTCCGAAGAAAACCTGGAATGTTGGAGATGTAAGGGGAGTAATAGCTATTACTCAATCTTTAGATGAAATTACTGAACAGACTAAAAAAACTTTAGGAACAGCATCTATTATGTTCGCAGGGTTTTCTGCATTAGGTATATCTGGTCTAGCATTAGTTATTAACAGGCTGAATCAAACCACAAAAGAGCTAGAAAGTCGAGTCAGGGAACGTACTGGTGATTTGACAAATGCAAATGAAGATTTAGAAAAAAGGAATACCCTGATTCGTCAGGTATTTGGTCGGTATTTGAGTGATGAGATAGTCACGAATTTACTCGATAGTCCCCAATCATTCCATCTTGGTGGTGAGAGAAGAAAGATCACTATTTTGACTTCAGATTTACGAGGTTTTACGGCTATATCAGAACGCTTATCGCCAGAAGAGGTGATTACAATCCTCAATATCTATCTAGAAAGTATGGCTGATATTATTACTCAATATCAGGGAAGCATTAATGAATTTATGGGTGATGGGATTTTGGTTTTGTTTGGAGCACCAACGGAACGAGATGATGATAGTTTAAGGGCGATTGCTTGTGCAATCAAGATGCAATTAGCAATTAGAACTGTTAATCAAAAATTAAAAAAACTGGGTTTTCCCCAACTAGAAATGGGTATTGGTATCAACACTGGATTAGTGGTTGTGGGCAATATTGGCTCAGAGAAAAGGTCTAAATATGGTATTGTTGGTAGTCAGGTTAATTTGACTTATCGTATTGAATCTTATACAATCGGAGGTCAGGTATTTATTTCTGAATCTACTCTCAGAGAATCGGGATCAATTGTATCTGTTCGTGGACAGAATCAAGTACAAGCAAAGGGGGTTAAAGAGCCGATTATCATCTATGATATTGAGGGAATTCGTGGTTCTTATAATCTCTTTTTGCCTAGTGAAGAGGAAAATTTTGTAAATTTAACTGAAGCGATTGCCATTCAGTACACAATTTTAGAAGACAAACATCTTGGTAGTAACGTCTTTTTTGGTAGTTTGATCGAACTATCTAAAAAGGGAGCAAAAATTCAAGTTGAATCTCCAACTGAAAATACTATTCCTTCAGTCTCGACTAATCTCAAGATTAATTTATTTGCTAATCATAATTCTTCAAAAATGAGTGAAGATATTTATGCTAAAGTTAGTAAAAATTACTCAGAAGGTAATATATTTTATATTCATTTCACCACCAAAATTCCTGCCTTACAGGAAAAAATAGATAAATTATTTTGA
- a CDS encoding GIY-YIG nuclease family protein — MKIIENGFEIKPYSVKGFSGIYKIVNIINNKFYLGRASNLYTRYSVHLSELRRGVKHHKDSVLRRAWLKYGENNFIFEIFLRVEDKACLVKLEEKYLQELEPYKPSIGYNMDKSSIGFTTETASLAIQKQILNGRKWTGENNGNAKLNEQQALEIRNLFLEKRLNTIELGRLYKVDKMSISNILSGKTWGFAEDLRPKRLSGEEQLSVGKYSVESKLSVKELSERYGVSIPSIRRAIQAYKKKLNT; from the coding sequence ATGAAAATAATCGAAAATGGCTTCGAGATAAAACCTTACTCAGTAAAAGGTTTTTCGGGAATATACAAGATTGTAAATATTATTAACAATAAGTTTTATCTTGGTAGAGCCAGCAATTTGTACACACGTTACAGCGTCCATCTCTCAGAATTAAGAAGAGGTGTAAAACACCATAAAGATTCTGTTTTAAGGCGGGCTTGGTTAAAATATGGAGAGAATAATTTTATATTTGAGATATTTTTACGTGTCGAAGATAAAGCGTGTTTGGTGAAACTAGAAGAAAAATATTTACAAGAGTTAGAACCCTATAAGCCATCTATTGGCTACAATATGGATAAAAGCTCAATAGGTTTTACTACGGAAACAGCCTCGTTAGCTATCCAAAAACAGATATTAAATGGGAGAAAATGGACAGGCGAAAATAATGGAAATGCAAAATTAAATGAGCAGCAAGCATTAGAAATTAGAAATCTTTTTTTAGAAAAAAGACTTAATACTATTGAGTTAGGAAGACTTTATAAAGTTGATAAGATGTCTATTAGTAATATACTCAGCGGGAAAACATGGGGTTTTGCTGAAGATTTAAGACCTAAACGTTTAAGCGGTGAAGAACAGTTATCTGTTGGGAAGTATAGCGTCGAATCAAAATTATCGGTTAAAGAGCTTTCTGAAAGATATGGTGTTTCTATCCCAAGTATTCGCAGAGCCATTCAAGCATACAAAAAGAAACTAAATACATGA
- the clpP gene encoding ATP-dependent Clp endopeptidase proteolytic subunit ClpP, translating to MIPIVIEQSGRGERAFDIYSRLLRERIIFLGEQVDSNLANLIVAQLLFLDSEDAEKDIYMYINSPGGSVTAGMGIFDTMKHIRPDVCTICTGLAASMGAFLLSAGTKGKRMSLPHSRIMIHQPLGGAQGQATDIAIQAREILYHKQRLNEFLAEHTGQPFERISEDTERDFFMSPAEAKEYGLIDQVIDRHAAGSRPMALV from the coding sequence ATGATTCCTATCGTTATTGAACAATCCGGCCGAGGCGAACGCGCCTTTGATATCTATTCACGGCTGTTGCGTGAGCGGATTATTTTTTTGGGAGAACAGGTTGATAGCAATCTAGCTAACTTGATTGTTGCCCAACTGCTATTTTTAGATTCTGAGGACGCGGAGAAGGACATATATATGTACATTAATTCTCCTGGTGGTTCAGTAACAGCGGGAATGGGTATTTTTGACACCATGAAGCACATCCGCCCCGATGTCTGTACAATTTGTACTGGATTGGCGGCAAGTATGGGAGCTTTTCTCCTTAGTGCTGGGACAAAGGGTAAGCGCATGAGTTTACCCCATTCCCGGATTATGATTCACCAACCTCTCGGTGGCGCTCAAGGACAAGCAACTGATATTGCAATTCAAGCCCGGGAAATTTTGTATCACAAACAGCGGCTGAATGAATTTCTTGCTGAACATACTGGTCAACCATTTGAGCGGATTTCTGAGGATACGGAACGTGATTTCTTTATGTCTCCCGCCGAAGCCAAAGAATATGGTTTGATTGACCAAGTAATTGACCGTCATGCCGCAGGTAGTCGTCCTATGGCTCTAGTTTAG
- a CDS encoding LapA family protein, which translates to MAITRLIILLTVLLGLILLLVQNLSPSVPIVFVGMRTLPLPLALWILLSITAGIFTSLIITSLLRFATSLSPQEQQAIPKSIPTPPRVRQNTPPPKSPPPSVNQVDDEFDDWDTNRNQDDWNDEENSASVEETSPSQQSSRSRSSSVYSYSSQEPKNTAVGKTESVYDADYRVIIPPSQKSGKNQATDDDDWDFFEDDDFEDDDENKPQKR; encoded by the coding sequence ATGGCTATAACTCGCTTAATTATATTACTAACAGTATTGCTAGGACTAATATTATTGTTAGTTCAAAATTTGTCACCCTCAGTCCCAATAGTATTTGTGGGAATGCGGACTCTACCCTTACCATTAGCATTGTGGATTTTATTGAGTATTACTGCTGGTATTTTCACATCTCTAATCATTACCAGTTTGTTAAGATTTGCTACTTCCTTAAGTCCACAAGAACAGCAAGCGATACCCAAATCAATTCCGACTCCACCCCGTGTCAGACAAAATACTCCACCGCCTAAAAGTCCTCCACCCTCAGTTAATCAAGTTGATGATGAATTTGATGATTGGGACACAAATCGGAATCAAGATGATTGGAATGATGAGGAAAATTCCGCATCAGTAGAAGAAACTTCTCCAAGTCAACAAAGTTCTCGTTCCCGTAGTAGTTCGGTTTATTCCTACAGTTCCCAAGAACCGAAAAATACTGCTGTGGGTAAAACTGAATCTGTTTATGATGCTGATTACCGGGTAATTATTCCTCCTTCCCAAAAATCAGGCAAAAATCAAGCAACGGATGATGATGACTGGGATTTTTTTGAAGATGATGATTTTGAGGATGATGACGAAAATAAACCACAGAAACGCTAA
- a CDS encoding alpha/beta hydrolase codes for MATIEILGVPHTYELTAPTSCPHTLVFIHSWLNSSVYWQPVISRLSVDLQCLSYDLRGFGESQSQVTSDIELPPTDSSMVSSALDSLYSPSAYAQDLAVLLQHLNISSAWLIGHSLGGTIALWTAAQQPDCVQGVICINAGGGIYLKEAFEQFRAAGQKFLQVRPRWLSQMPLIDLLFTKASVLRPLDRYWARQRLIDFIVADPEAALGTLLDSTTEEEINCLPQLVSKLKQPVYFLAGADDKVMEPKYIRHLASFHWLFQSVGDNVIEIPDCGHLAMLEQPEAVSEHIRLIVTILGFAVRGACR; via the coding sequence ATGGCAACAATAGAAATCTTAGGCGTTCCACATACTTATGAGCTAACTGCTCCCACATCTTGCCCGCATACTTTGGTATTTATCCATAGCTGGCTAAATAGTAGCGTATATTGGCAACCTGTGATTTCTCGTCTATCAGTAGATTTGCAGTGTCTATCTTATGATTTACGAGGATTTGGTGAATCACAGTCCCAGGTGACATCAGATATAGAACTGCCTCCCACAGACTCTAGTATGGTTAGTTCTGCCTTGGATTCTCTATATTCTCCATCTGCTTATGCTCAGGATCTGGCTGTTCTTCTCCAACACCTGAATATTTCTAGTGCTTGGCTCATAGGTCATTCTTTAGGTGGCACTATTGCTCTGTGGACAGCGGCTCAACAACCTGATTGTGTTCAAGGTGTAATCTGTATTAATGCAGGTGGGGGGATTTATCTTAAAGAAGCATTTGAGCAATTTCGCGCCGCAGGGCAGAAATTTTTACAAGTCCGTCCCCGTTGGCTTTCACAAATGCCCTTGATTGATTTGTTGTTTACTAAAGCTAGTGTATTGCGTCCTTTAGACCGATATTGGGCGCGTCAACGACTCATTGATTTTATTGTCGCTGACCCCGAAGCTGCTTTGGGAACTCTTTTAGATTCTACTACGGAAGAAGAAATTAACTGTTTACCCCAATTAGTCTCCAAACTAAAGCAGCCAGTCTATTTTTTAGCTGGTGCTGACGATAAGGTAATGGAACCCAAATATATCCGCCATTTAGCCAGTTTTCATTGGCTTTTCCAATCTGTTGGCGATAATGTGATTGAAATTCCTGATTGCGGGCATCTGGCTATGTTAGAGCAACCAGAAGCGGTATCTGAGCATATTCGGTTAATTGTTACAATTTTAGGGTTTGCTGTTCGCGGAGCGTGCCGTTAG
- a CDS encoding GNAT family N-acetyltransferase: MGFWKTWFSTPDSLATNKNAAVNEQTAEVDGNSSLGKDQIVFSTERDIDLYELEALCDAVGWSRRPLRKVKKAIEHSFLVASMWQVRGNKKRLIGFARATSDHAFNATIWDVVVHPDFQSRGLGKALMKYVLKKLRSEEISNVTLFADPHVVDFYKTMGFMSDPEGIKGMFWYPQ, encoded by the coding sequence ATGGGTTTTTGGAAAACTTGGTTTAGCACTCCTGACTCTTTAGCGACAAATAAAAACGCTGCTGTTAATGAGCAGACAGCAGAAGTTGATGGTAATTCTAGTCTCGGTAAGGATCAAATCGTTTTCAGTACGGAAAGAGATATTGACCTTTATGAACTCGAAGCACTCTGTGATGCAGTTGGCTGGTCACGTCGCCCCCTTAGAAAAGTAAAAAAAGCTATTGAGCATAGTTTTCTCGTAGCCTCTATGTGGCAAGTTCGAGGAAACAAAAAGCGTTTGATTGGTTTTGCCCGTGCTACCTCAGATCATGCTTTTAATGCCACTATTTGGGATGTAGTCGTTCACCCTGATTTTCAAAGTAGAGGGCTAGGTAAGGCGTTAATGAAATATGTCCTCAAAAAACTTAGGAGTGAAGAAATCAGTAATGTTACTCTTTTTGCTGACCCTCATGTTGTAGATTTCTATAAAACGATGGGCTTTATGTCAGATCCTGAAGGTATAAAAGGAATGTTTTGGTATCCTCAGTAA
- a CDS encoding DUF29 family protein — protein MTQELINLRDSILQGRYADALAIVDDLEGMSKKAIIRQIRSFLKILLIHLIKNQIEQRFTNSWIASIRNSIREIQDVNLKENKKSYYINQDEWENFIEEEVIEDAIADASLEVMNGKYNQIQLAGIIDRIDLMHTTLKFLTLTYIYSPKELPAIITETLIHLSDGED, from the coding sequence ATGACACAAGAATTAATCAACCTCAGAGATAGTATTTTACAAGGACGTTACGCAGATGCCTTAGCAATTGTAGATGACTTAGAAGGAATGAGTAAAAAGGCGATTATCCGGCAAATTAGATCCTTCCTCAAAATTCTCTTAATACATTTAATTAAGAATCAAATAGAACAGCGATTCACAAATTCTTGGATTGCTTCTATTCGGAATAGTATCCGAGAAATTCAAGATGTGAATCTCAAAGAGAATAAAAAATCCTATTACATCAATCAAGATGAATGGGAAAATTTCATCGAAGAGGAAGTTATAGAAGATGCCATAGCTGATGCCAGCTTAGAAGTGATGAATGGCAAATATAATCAAATTCAATTAGCTGGCATCATAGATAGAATCGATTTAATGCACACAACTTTAAAGTTTTTAACCCTAACTTACATCTATTCACCAAAAGAGTTACCCGCAATTATTACAGAAACATTAATTCACCTCTCTGATGGTGAAGATTAG
- a CDS encoding FTR1 family iron permease, with translation MNFSTALPTFVITLREGVEATLVVGIVLALLKKAKQSRLNSWVYAGVVVGIIVSALIGILFTGIIKFLGSINPQYTSVVEPTLEGVFSILAIVMLSWMLIWMTKQARFMKAQVEGAVTDALGKNSNAAWGVFSLILVAIVREGFETVLFVAANFQQGLLPTLGALAGLATAAAIGVLLFKWGVKINIRQFFQVMGVLLILIVSGLVVSGLQHFDEATANLALSSRSSENLCFYYEHFTRIHSCILGPIVWNTEKILSDEQFPGIILKSLFGYRDKIYIVQAVGYFIFLTTIGSLYFRSIAGGNNQTTKNKVMTTTAGRN, from the coding sequence ATGAATTTTAGTACCGCTTTACCTACTTTTGTAATTACCCTCAGAGAAGGCGTAGAAGCCACTTTAGTTGTGGGAATTGTCCTCGCGTTATTAAAAAAAGCCAAACAATCTCGGCTTAACTCTTGGGTTTATGCTGGTGTTGTTGTCGGGATTATTGTTAGTGCTTTAATCGGGATTTTATTTACGGGGATCATTAAATTCTTAGGATCTATTAATCCTCAATATACCTCTGTAGTTGAGCCAACATTAGAAGGTGTATTTAGTATTTTAGCAATCGTTATGCTTAGTTGGATGCTTATCTGGATGACAAAACAAGCCAGATTTATGAAAGCACAAGTTGAGGGAGCAGTTACCGACGCACTAGGAAAAAACTCAAATGCTGCTTGGGGAGTTTTTAGTTTAATTTTAGTTGCCATTGTCCGCGAAGGTTTTGAAACAGTTCTCTTTGTTGCCGCCAACTTTCAACAAGGTTTATTACCCACTTTAGGCGCACTCGCTGGTTTAGCTACAGCCGCAGCAATTGGTGTTTTGTTATTTAAATGGGGCGTGAAAATTAATATTCGCCAATTCTTCCAAGTCATGGGCGTTTTATTAATATTAATTGTTTCTGGATTAGTGGTTTCTGGTTTACAACATTTTGATGAAGCTACAGCTAATTTAGCTCTGAGTAGTCGTTCTTCCGAAAATCTTTGTTTCTATTATGAACACTTTACCAGAATTCACTCTTGTATCTTAGGTCCAATAGTTTGGAATACTGAAAAAATCCTATCTGATGAACAGTTTCCCGGCATCATTCTCAAATCCTTATTTGGTTATAGGGACAAAATTTATATTGTTCAAGCTGTAGGATATTTCATATTTCTTACCACTATTGGTAGTCTATATTTCCGCAGCATTGCAGGTGGAAATAATCAAACTACCAAAAATAAAGTCATGACTACTACCGCAGGGCGAAATTAG
- a CDS encoding multicopper oxidase domain-containing protein: MPDNFTLSKDKIWSRRQLLKLGFASAGVMGAGAIWQMLNSKNYASVRVPPMEMAAANGATNPMQVLRDFDYGTVKQENGRTVREFQLTAGTSTIQLNSAVSYNIWDLNGRIPGPTLRAKEGERIRILFLNNAGHSHSLHFHGVHPAEMDGIKPISNGKATIYEFDAEPYGVHLYHCHVAPVTRHIAKGLYGMFIIDPPQPRPPADEIVLIMSGYDINDDNHNEYYAFNGVPHHYMHHPIQIYQNQLIRVYILNIIEFDPAVTFHLHANFFNVYRSGMTMTPSEKTDVLTMGVAERHILEFTFRYPGKYMFHPHQDAIAESGCMGQFEVIPTKLA; the protein is encoded by the coding sequence ATGCCTGACAACTTTACACTCAGTAAAGATAAAATCTGGAGTCGTCGCCAACTGCTGAAGCTAGGATTTGCCAGTGCTGGAGTCATGGGTGCAGGGGCAATTTGGCAGATGTTGAATAGCAAAAATTATGCCAGTGTCAGAGTCCCACCAATGGAAATGGCAGCAGCTAATGGTGCTACTAACCCCATGCAGGTGTTACGAGATTTTGATTATGGGACAGTAAAGCAGGAAAATGGGCGCACAGTCCGCGAATTTCAGTTAACTGCTGGTACTTCCACCATTCAGCTTAATAGTGCTGTCTCCTATAACATTTGGGACTTAAACGGGCGGATTCCCGGACCGACACTCCGGGCTAAAGAAGGGGAAAGAATAAGGATACTTTTTCTCAATAATGCTGGACATTCCCATTCTCTGCATTTTCATGGAGTTCATCCCGCTGAAATGGATGGAATTAAACCTATAAGTAATGGTAAAGCGACCATTTACGAATTTGATGCTGAACCCTATGGCGTTCATTTGTATCATTGTCATGTCGCACCTGTAACCCGTCATATTGCCAAGGGTTTATATGGAATGTTTATTATTGATCCGCCTCAGCCTCGTCCACCTGCTGATGAAATAGTTTTAATCATGTCTGGATATGACATAAATGATGATAACCACAATGAATATTATGCTTTTAATGGTGTGCCGCATCATTATATGCACCATCCCATTCAGATTTACCAAAATCAGTTAATTCGTGTCTATATTTTGAATATTATTGAATTTGATCCCGCTGTGACGTTTCACCTTCATGCTAATTTCTTCAATGTTTATCGTTCCGGTATGACCATGACTCCCAGCGAAAAAACAGATGTTTTAACAATGGGTGTAGCCGAAAGACACATTTTAGAATTTACGTTTCGCTACCCAGGTAAGTATATGTTTCATCCTCACCAAGATGCGATCGCTGAAAGTGGGTGTATGGGACAGTTTGAAGTCATACCAACTAAATTAGCGTAA